From a region of the Vaginimicrobium propionicum genome:
- the xylB gene encoding xylulokinase translates to MSRVLVAGVDSSTQSCKIVIRDAHTGELVRQGRASHPEGTEVAPSAWWQAFLQAVDEAGGLDDVSALAVGGQQHGMVCLDADGEVIRPALLWNDTRSAQAAEDLISELGGGDYQRGRELWAKAIGSVPVASLTVTKLRWLADHEPENASRIAAICLPHDWLTWKIQGAKRLSDLATDRSDASGTGYLDSVANEYRYDLLALALRRSENDVKNIQLPRLLKPNQPVGNADANRWPEMILGPGCGDNAGAALGLGLRAGEVSVSIGTSGVVAAVSGTCTHDPSGLVTGFADASGRFLPLACTLNGARILEAARRVLQVDYDKFDELALQAPWGANGLVHVPFLEGERTPNLPNATGTLFGMTPESLNPQSYARAAVEGLLCLMGAGMDAMRAQGVEINSVALIGGGANSKAVRLLAPGVLGVPVSVPQSGEYVADGAAKQAAWTLSQDPEPPQWSLGEVAQVRDDHHPEVRRAYDAAARLVAAWQINPEDKK, encoded by the coding sequence TCGCGACGCTCACACTGGTGAATTGGTGCGTCAAGGTAGAGCCAGCCATCCAGAAGGCACCGAAGTTGCGCCTAGTGCTTGGTGGCAAGCCTTTTTGCAGGCAGTGGACGAAGCTGGTGGGCTAGACGATGTGTCAGCTCTAGCAGTCGGCGGTCAACAGCACGGCATGGTTTGTTTGGATGCAGACGGCGAGGTGATTCGTCCCGCGTTGTTGTGGAATGACACCCGCTCTGCCCAAGCAGCTGAGGATTTAATATCTGAGCTGGGTGGTGGTGACTACCAGCGCGGACGCGAGCTTTGGGCTAAGGCAATTGGTTCGGTACCTGTTGCGTCACTTACCGTAACTAAACTGAGGTGGCTGGCTGATCATGAGCCAGAAAATGCTAGCCGAATAGCTGCAATCTGCTTACCCCACGACTGGTTGACGTGGAAAATCCAAGGCGCGAAAAGATTGAGTGATCTTGCCACTGACAGATCAGACGCTTCTGGTACTGGATACCTGGATTCGGTTGCCAATGAGTACCGCTACGATCTTCTAGCCTTGGCTTTGCGAAGATCAGAAAACGATGTCAAAAATATTCAGTTGCCGAGGCTCTTGAAGCCAAATCAGCCAGTTGGTAATGCTGACGCTAATCGCTGGCCGGAAATGATTTTGGGACCAGGCTGCGGCGATAATGCAGGAGCGGCGCTGGGCTTAGGTCTACGTGCTGGTGAGGTTTCCGTCTCAATCGGCACGTCCGGCGTGGTAGCTGCGGTATCTGGTACCTGCACTCACGACCCCTCAGGATTAGTTACTGGTTTCGCCGACGCTAGCGGACGATTCTTGCCGTTAGCATGCACCCTAAACGGGGCAAGAATATTAGAGGCTGCCCGCCGTGTTCTCCAGGTTGACTACGACAAATTTGATGAGTTAGCACTACAAGCGCCCTGGGGAGCTAATGGGTTGGTTCATGTGCCTTTCCTCGAAGGAGAGCGCACACCCAACTTGCCGAATGCCACAGGCACATTATTCGGCATGACCCCTGAGTCGCTTAACCCGCAGTCTTACGCTAGAGCTGCCGTCGAAGGGCTGTTGTGTTTGATGGGTGCAGGGATGGATGCAATGCGCGCTCAAGGGGTTGAAATTAATTCGGTGGCGTTGATCGGTGGTGGCGCTAACTCGAAGGCAGTTCGATTGCTTGCCCCTGGCGTGCTTGGTGTGCCGGTTAGCGTTCCCCAGTCAGGGGAGTATGTAGCCGACGGTGCTGCCAAACAAGCCGCTTGGACGCTAAGCCAAGATCCTGAGCCTCCACAGTGGTCCTTAGGTGAGGTTGCTCAAGTAAGAGACGATCATCATCCAGAAGTGCGTCGTGCCTACGACGCGGCGGCGCGGTTGGTTGCCGCGTGGCAAATCAATCCAGAGGATAAAAAATAG
- a CDS encoding NAD(P)-dependent alcohol dehydrogenase, with amino-acid sequence MTDKSGSMRASVLVRQGEIALEQRPIPTPSGDEVLVKMISVGLCGSDVHYYANGRIGDFIVNAPMILGHEASGEIVAVGPDADPKRIGERVSIEPQKCCRVCDYCKTGHYNLCPEMEFYATPPIDGAFCEYAIIQSDFAHPIPDEISWDAAALMEPLSVAIAAARKANLKFGDTVFISGAGPIGCCIAQVAKALGASQIVIVDPVAERRELVLSLGATLACAPGDEVLEGKKFDAFFDATGVTAAVRDGIFRTAPNGTAVLVGLGDDDISLPVAFITSREIKVTGIFRYSNTWPDAIEMVASGKVDLDTLVTDHYGLADVDKMLETKHAPTTMKIVVHPQR; translated from the coding sequence ATGACTGACAAATCGGGTTCAATGCGCGCCAGCGTGTTAGTTCGTCAAGGCGAAATAGCTTTAGAACAGCGCCCAATACCAACTCCTAGTGGAGATGAAGTCTTGGTGAAGATGATCTCCGTGGGGTTATGTGGTTCTGACGTCCACTATTACGCGAACGGCAGAATAGGCGATTTTATCGTTAACGCTCCGATGATTCTTGGACATGAAGCTTCTGGGGAAATAGTTGCTGTCGGTCCTGACGCGGATCCGAAGCGAATCGGCGAGCGAGTTTCTATCGAGCCACAAAAATGCTGCCGAGTTTGTGACTATTGCAAGACTGGTCACTACAACCTATGCCCGGAAATGGAGTTTTACGCCACCCCACCGATTGATGGTGCCTTTTGCGAATATGCGATCATTCAGTCTGATTTCGCTCACCCTATTCCTGATGAGATTAGTTGGGATGCAGCGGCTTTAATGGAGCCATTGAGCGTAGCTATTGCTGCGGCTAGAAAAGCTAATTTGAAGTTTGGCGACACAGTGTTCATTTCTGGTGCCGGCCCGATAGGTTGCTGCATTGCTCAGGTTGCGAAAGCTTTGGGGGCGAGCCAAATCGTCATCGTAGATCCAGTTGCTGAGCGGCGAGAGCTTGTTCTAAGTCTTGGTGCAACGCTTGCTTGTGCGCCGGGAGACGAGGTGCTGGAAGGTAAAAAATTCGATGCGTTCTTTGACGCTACTGGAGTGACGGCCGCCGTTCGTGACGGGATTTTCCGTACTGCCCCTAATGGTACTGCGGTGTTGGTTGGGCTGGGCGACGACGATATTAGCTTGCCAGTCGCGTTTATCACTTCTCGTGAAATTAAAGTGACGGGCATCTTTAGGTATAGCAATACCTGGCCTGACGCTATCGAGATGGTGGCTAGCGGGAAGGTTGATTTAGACACTCTGGTTACCGACCATTACGGTTTAGCGGACGTTGACAAGATGCTTGAAACTAAGCATGCACCAACAACTATGAAAATTGTTGTTCATCCCCAACGGTAA
- a CDS encoding right-handed parallel beta-helix repeat-containing protein — translation MEIHVSLSGCDNAEGSISAPLRTINHAAQIAMPGDTVIVHEGQYREWVKPKRGGRNENSRITYQAADNEHVVIKGSEEVKNWRSVGENTWVAEVPNELFGDFNPFAIELSGDWVVRPNPNVDGPRKHLGDVYLNGRSLNEADDVDEVKSGKVVTELFDDWTQTVVPAADPDWTARRWFSEVDTEKTTIWANFGDADPNAELVEINVRPTVFTPESNHIDYITVRGFELCQAATQWAPPTAEQIGLIGPNWAKGWIIENNDVHDSKCSGISLGKERSTGQNFATVRQDKPGYQYQLESVFAARHIGWDKEHIGSHIVRNNHIYDCGQTGIVGHLGCIFSTIENNHIHRIATRREFFGHELAGIKLHAAIDVVLRHNHIHDCTLGTWLDWQTQGTRVSRNVYHSNSRDLFIEVSHGPFVVENNVLASPVSFESFSQGGAFIHNLLAGTVRLTQQMDRATPYHVAHSTQVAGYATFPGGDDRWIGNVFVAGDKERAYGKANDMYEQANYGTCGYDKCDESMDAFISALSSVAQDHERYYGRWLPVTIRDNSYFAGAKPYCKETNASVSRDNASVEVTVEGCHAYLTLKDLDVADLPKVGRVYGTDLPWAYFPQAPFEELDGSPLCISEDLTGKARDEAESIPGPLACAPKPGEKIQIW, via the coding sequence ATGGAAATTCACGTTAGTTTATCCGGCTGTGACAACGCAGAAGGCAGTATTTCAGCGCCACTACGTACCATAAATCACGCCGCTCAAATTGCCATGCCCGGCGATACAGTTATCGTCCATGAAGGGCAATACCGCGAGTGGGTGAAACCCAAGCGCGGTGGTAGGAACGAAAATAGCCGAATCACATATCAAGCCGCTGATAATGAGCATGTAGTCATTAAAGGTTCCGAAGAAGTTAAAAATTGGCGGTCAGTTGGCGAAAATACCTGGGTGGCCGAAGTTCCCAATGAATTATTTGGGGATTTCAACCCATTCGCTATCGAGCTGAGCGGCGACTGGGTGGTGCGTCCTAACCCGAATGTGGACGGCCCAAGAAAGCATCTAGGCGACGTCTATTTGAATGGGCGCAGCCTAAACGAAGCCGATGATGTCGACGAAGTAAAATCCGGCAAAGTCGTGACAGAGCTTTTCGATGACTGGACGCAAACAGTCGTCCCGGCTGCCGACCCGGATTGGACGGCAAGGCGCTGGTTTAGCGAGGTTGACACCGAAAAAACGACAATTTGGGCGAATTTCGGTGATGCTGACCCCAACGCTGAGTTGGTAGAAATAAATGTCCGCCCGACAGTTTTTACCCCGGAAAGCAATCACATTGATTACATCACTGTTCGCGGTTTCGAGTTGTGCCAGGCAGCTACCCAGTGGGCGCCACCGACTGCTGAACAGATCGGTCTGATTGGCCCGAATTGGGCTAAAGGCTGGATCATCGAGAATAACGATGTTCACGATTCCAAGTGCTCTGGTATCTCCTTGGGTAAAGAGCGTTCTACTGGCCAAAACTTTGCTACTGTGCGGCAAGATAAGCCGGGTTACCAATACCAGTTAGAGTCAGTTTTTGCGGCTCGTCACATTGGTTGGGATAAGGAACATATTGGTTCCCATATCGTAAGGAATAACCACATTTACGACTGTGGCCAAACAGGTATCGTTGGCCACCTTGGATGTATTTTCTCGACGATAGAAAATAACCACATTCATCGCATCGCTACTAGACGCGAATTTTTCGGTCATGAATTAGCGGGCATTAAACTGCATGCCGCCATTGACGTAGTGCTAAGACACAATCACATTCATGATTGCACGTTGGGCACTTGGCTAGACTGGCAAACGCAGGGCACCCGAGTGTCTAGAAATGTGTATCACTCCAATAGCCGCGACCTATTTATTGAGGTAAGCCACGGGCCATTCGTCGTTGAGAATAATGTTTTGGCTTCGCCGGTTTCTTTCGAAAGCTTTAGCCAAGGCGGGGCTTTCATCCATAACTTGCTGGCCGGCACTGTGCGCTTAACTCAGCAGATGGATAGAGCTACTCCCTACCACGTTGCGCACTCGACGCAGGTTGCTGGCTATGCCACCTTCCCTGGCGGTGATGATCGGTGGATAGGCAACGTCTTTGTTGCGGGTGACAAAGAACGTGCGTATGGCAAAGCTAACGATATGTATGAGCAAGCCAATTACGGCACATGTGGTTATGACAAGTGTGATGAGTCCATGGACGCGTTCATTTCCGCGTTGAGCAGTGTCGCCCAGGACCACGAGCGCTATTACGGACGTTGGCTGCCCGTGACTATTCGGGATAACTCGTACTTTGCTGGAGCTAAGCCCTACTGCAAAGAAACGAATGCTTCTGTCAGCCGAGACAATGCTTCAGTTGAGGTAACTGTCGAGGGCTGCCATGCTTATCTGACGTTAAAGGATCTGGATGTTGCTGATCTGCCGAAAGTTGGGCGGGTATACGGCACGGATCTGCCATGGGCGTACTTCCCTCAAGCCCCATTTGAGGAGTTGGACGGTAGCCCACTATGCATCAGTGAAGATCTAACCGGCAAAGCTAGAGACGAAGCTGAATCGATTCCTGGGCCGCTGGCGTGCGCGCCAAAGCCAGGAGAAAAAATTCAGATTTGGTAA
- a CDS encoding extracellular solute-binding protein: MNAKGKKLLGLGAGLLAGLVMLTGCGGAQPGGADGSANASAWVVTGGTHEIIWRDSFENWSKANPDQAIDTEWFANDAYKEKIRTAVGSGNPPTLIFSWGGGTLRDYVTNNKVIDITDQTSAYTDKVLPSILEGGKVDGKLYAFPNVGTQPKLMYYNKELFDKAGLEFPKTWDELMKAVETFKAQGVIPIALAGASKWTSMMWLEYAFERVGGSEVFDAIKAGEADAWSNPKAIEALTMVQDLIKAGAFGDSYGSVVADANADAALIHTGKAAMLLQGSWCYGTFLVDAPDFVKSGKLGFAPFPVVEGGKGDPSAITGNQANFWSVSAAASDKQKESATNYLETLVSDDFVKAMVDGGDIPYTVGADKFFAGAEQEDFLTMGYSMVSNASNFQLSWDQELPSDTSQTLLENVQQLFDLSITPQQFADNMNATIK; the protein is encoded by the coding sequence ATGAATGCTAAAGGAAAGAAGCTGCTAGGCCTTGGCGCAGGTTTGCTCGCCGGTCTTGTCATGCTGACTGGCTGTGGCGGTGCCCAGCCTGGTGGAGCTGACGGATCAGCTAACGCTTCCGCGTGGGTGGTAACAGGTGGAACTCACGAGATCATCTGGCGTGACTCCTTTGAGAATTGGAGCAAGGCTAATCCAGATCAGGCCATTGACACTGAGTGGTTTGCCAACGATGCCTACAAAGAAAAGATTCGTACCGCTGTTGGCTCCGGCAACCCGCCAACCTTAATCTTTAGCTGGGGCGGTGGCACGCTACGTGACTACGTAACCAACAATAAGGTGATCGACATCACCGATCAGACCTCTGCCTACACTGACAAAGTTTTACCGAGCATTCTTGAGGGCGGCAAGGTTGACGGTAAACTGTACGCTTTCCCGAATGTAGGTACGCAGCCCAAACTGATGTACTACAACAAAGAACTCTTCGACAAGGCTGGCCTGGAGTTTCCGAAGACTTGGGACGAGTTAATGAAGGCCGTAGAGACATTCAAGGCGCAGGGTGTCATTCCGATCGCCCTTGCAGGTGCCTCTAAGTGGACATCCATGATGTGGCTCGAATATGCCTTCGAGCGCGTTGGCGGATCGGAAGTATTTGATGCCATTAAAGCCGGCGAAGCAGACGCCTGGTCGAATCCCAAAGCAATCGAGGCGCTAACTATGGTTCAAGACCTAATTAAGGCTGGCGCTTTCGGCGATTCCTACGGCTCAGTAGTCGCCGACGCTAATGCTGATGCGGCACTGATCCACACTGGCAAAGCTGCGATGTTGCTACAGGGATCTTGGTGCTATGGCACGTTCTTGGTGGACGCCCCTGATTTCGTCAAGAGCGGCAAACTTGGCTTCGCTCCCTTCCCGGTCGTTGAGGGTGGAAAGGGTGACCCATCAGCCATTACCGGCAACCAAGCCAACTTCTGGTCGGTTAGTGCTGCTGCTAGCGACAAGCAGAAAGAAAGCGCCACGAATTACCTAGAGACTCTCGTCTCTGATGACTTCGTTAAGGCTATGGTCGATGGCGGCGATATTCCATACACTGTTGGGGCTGACAAGTTCTTCGCCGGGGCTGAGCAAGAAGATTTCTTGACTATGGGTTATTCCATGGTTTCTAACGCTTCTAATTTCCAGTTATCCTGGGATCAGGAGCTACCTTCTGACACTTCTCAGACCTTGTTAGAAAATGTGCAGCAGTTGTTTGATCTTTCGATCACTCCGCAGCAGTTTGCTGACAATATGAATGCGACGATCAAGTAG
- a CDS encoding carbohydrate ABC transporter permease: MTAVTASNEAKAARGPSRLSGRRKKELGPSGWFAAPALIFFTLFAIIPLIGVIVLSFMRWDGLGVPAWVGTQNWSRAFADPMTFHAIKLTLIVMVTTWLIQTPLSLLLGMFMAKKKRYREFLAVLYFLPLLFSSAALGIAFKALLDPNFGMSRAFGAAWLRQDWIGSQKLALPVVVVVIAWAFIPFHSLIYQGGFRQIPAVLYEAAEIDGASKWKQFWRITIPQLKYTIITDSTLQLVGALTFFDLIYVLTGGGPGNATRILPLHMYLLGFKSFDLGAACVVGTILLVVGLTLSLSLNTLSGATKMESQAQGL, from the coding sequence ATGACTGCGGTCACTGCATCAAATGAAGCTAAGGCGGCTCGGGGTCCGAGCCGCCTTAGCGGCAGACGCAAGAAAGAGTTGGGCCCGAGTGGCTGGTTCGCTGCGCCAGCCCTCATTTTCTTTACCCTTTTCGCCATAATCCCGTTAATCGGCGTCATAGTGTTGAGCTTCATGCGCTGGGACGGTTTGGGCGTGCCCGCGTGGGTTGGAACTCAAAACTGGAGCCGAGCATTTGCCGATCCAATGACTTTTCACGCCATCAAATTGACGCTGATCGTTATGGTCACAACTTGGCTTATCCAAACCCCGCTTTCCCTTCTGCTCGGCATGTTTATGGCGAAGAAGAAGCGATATCGCGAATTTCTAGCGGTACTTTATTTTTTGCCACTGTTATTTTCCTCTGCGGCGCTTGGTATCGCGTTCAAGGCTTTGCTAGACCCCAACTTTGGTATGTCAAGAGCTTTTGGTGCAGCTTGGCTGCGTCAAGACTGGATAGGCAGCCAAAAGTTAGCTTTACCAGTGGTGGTAGTAGTTATTGCATGGGCGTTTATTCCCTTCCACTCATTGATTTACCAAGGAGGTTTTCGTCAGATTCCAGCGGTTCTCTATGAAGCCGCAGAAATAGACGGAGCATCTAAGTGGAAGCAATTTTGGCGGATAACAATACCGCAGCTCAAATACACAATAATTACCGATTCGACCCTACAACTCGTCGGTGCTTTAACATTCTTCGATTTGATTTATGTTTTGACCGGTGGCGGCCCAGGTAATGCGACGAGGATTCTGCCGCTGCACATGTACCTGCTCGGCTTTAAGAGTTTCGATTTAGGTGCGGCCTGCGTAGTTGGAACAATCTTGTTGGTGGTTGGTTTAACCCTTTCTCTTAGTCTAAACACCTTGTCAGGAGCCACAAAGATGGAAAGCCAGGCGCAAGGATTATGA
- a CDS encoding carbohydrate ABC transporter permease produces the protein MMNFRKRLGGFVAGVLGWAWLAVVIIPIYYIVITSLRSQSSFYTENPLLPTKNPTVDAYISVFQNQFGMYLTNTLIVTLVAVAILMVISIMVSYYIVRKKNAWSRRTFSLILLGLGIPLQAVIIPVYYLVIQLGLYDTLIGIILPSIAFGIPITVLIIVNAIRDIPQELFDSMSVDGASEWRSLWRLVTPLCVPALMTAGIYQALQIWNGFLFPLVLTQSANKRVLTLSLWSYQGQYTSNIPAILAAVTLSVLPILVAYVFGRRQMVAGLTAGFGK, from the coding sequence ATGATGAACTTTAGAAAACGACTTGGGGGATTCGTTGCCGGCGTTTTAGGTTGGGCTTGGCTAGCTGTGGTGATTATCCCGATTTATTACATTGTTATCACTAGCTTGCGTAGCCAGTCCTCTTTCTATACCGAAAATCCGCTGTTGCCGACTAAGAATCCGACTGTTGATGCCTATATTTCGGTATTCCAAAATCAATTTGGAATGTATTTAACGAATACCCTTATTGTCACGCTCGTTGCCGTGGCGATATTAATGGTAATTAGCATCATGGTGTCCTACTACATTGTTCGAAAGAAAAATGCTTGGTCACGACGCACATTTTCGCTGATTCTTTTAGGCTTGGGTATTCCGCTACAGGCCGTGATAATTCCGGTCTACTATCTGGTTATTCAGCTTGGTCTTTATGACACTTTGATCGGTATTATTTTGCCGTCTATCGCATTCGGTATTCCAATTACCGTGTTGATTATCGTCAACGCGATTCGTGACATTCCACAAGAATTATTCGATTCGATGTCTGTTGATGGCGCCTCAGAATGGCGATCACTATGGCGTCTGGTTACGCCATTGTGCGTACCAGCTCTAATGACTGCTGGCATCTATCAAGCTCTGCAAATATGGAATGGTTTCTTGTTCCCGTTGGTCTTGACGCAAAGCGCTAACAAGAGAGTTTTAACGTTATCGCTGTGGTCTTATCAGGGGCAATATACGTCTAACATTCCGGCGATTTTAGCGGCTGTTACGCTGTCCGTGCTGCCGATATTGGTTGCTTATGTCTTCGGGCGTCGCCAGATGGTAGCAGGGTTGACCGCAGGCTTCGGCAAGTGA
- the mgrA gene encoding L-glyceraldehyde 3-phosphate reductase, whose product MTTSGIQYIADENRYDGRMPYRRVGRSGLTLPALSVGLWHNFGDLHKPAVQRAIVRGAFDAGITHFDLANNYGPPFGQAELNFGQLLRTDLKPYRDELIISTKAGWDMWAGPYGGSYGGGSRKYILASLDQSLKRLGLDYVDIFYSHRFNPETPLEETIGALDTAVRSGKALYVGISSYSAQRTKEAAEIASNLGTPLIIHQPSYNLFNRWIEPKADGKNSVMEECDQQGMGIIAFTALAQGLLTNKYLNGIPEGSRAARDDSFDKAWLNDETIANVRGLNEIAKRRGQTLAEMALAWVLRDPRVTSTLIGVSSVEQLQDNLKALNNLDFSEEELEEINKYAVESGVNLWEKPATA is encoded by the coding sequence ATGACAACATCAGGTATTCAATATATTGCGGACGAAAACCGCTATGACGGGCGCATGCCTTATCGACGGGTTGGACGTTCCGGTTTGACTCTGCCGGCGTTGTCAGTAGGGCTTTGGCATAATTTCGGTGACCTTCATAAGCCCGCAGTGCAACGCGCGATTGTGCGCGGGGCATTCGACGCAGGAATAACGCACTTCGATTTAGCCAATAACTATGGCCCGCCATTCGGCCAGGCCGAACTAAACTTCGGCCAACTACTGCGTACTGATCTGAAACCCTACCGCGACGAGCTAATCATCTCGACAAAAGCTGGTTGGGATATGTGGGCTGGCCCATATGGCGGTTCCTATGGCGGTGGCTCCCGTAAATACATCCTGGCTTCCCTCGACCAATCGCTGAAGCGCCTCGGGCTGGACTATGTAGATATTTTCTACTCGCACCGCTTCAATCCAGAGACGCCATTGGAAGAAACCATTGGTGCCCTTGATACTGCCGTGCGTTCTGGCAAGGCTCTGTATGTAGGTATTTCGTCATATTCGGCTCAACGCACTAAGGAAGCGGCAGAAATCGCCAGCAATCTTGGTACCCCGCTGATTATTCATCAGCCGTCCTACAACCTGTTCAATCGTTGGATCGAACCTAAAGCTGACGGCAAGAATTCCGTTATGGAAGAGTGCGACCAGCAGGGCATGGGGATTATCGCTTTCACTGCCTTAGCTCAAGGACTGCTTACCAATAAATATCTGAACGGTATTCCGGAAGGCTCTAGGGCGGCACGTGACGATAGCTTCGATAAAGCTTGGCTCAATGACGAAACCATTGCCAATGTGCGCGGCCTAAATGAGATCGCTAAGCGTCGTGGCCAAACGTTGGCTGAGATGGCCTTGGCTTGGGTGCTGCGTGACCCACGTGTTACCTCAACCCTGATTGGGGTTTCATCCGTCGAGCAACTGCAAGACAATTTGAAAGCCCTCAACAACCTAGATTTCTCTGAAGAAGAACTCGAAGAAATCAACAAATATGCGGTTGAATCTGGCGTCAACCTGTGGGAGAAGCCTGCTACCGCATAG
- a CDS encoding aldose epimerase family protein — MSTRFFGKLSGNTVTGYQLVADSGLGVEILDWGAALNSVRADMSDPQTEIAVGFSEVATREDDYFGAIIGRVANRIKDGKFSLDGNTYQVPTNDNDNALHGGPQGFSSKIWQVESLASDAITLSLISPDGDQGLPGKLSVLADYKLSDDALRLDLTAETDTPTLCALTSHAYWNLAGSGSIDDHLFTVDADSFVPTDDQAIPLGALKPVDNTPFDLRTPTRIGEAIREADDQIGCGHGIDHSFQIRGAGFRRAARVEHPFSGRALEVWSDLPAAQIFTGNSFDGSLVKADGQRLRQGDAFAIEPQTHPDAPNQKWPHGNIELRPGQVWRARIEWRFTF; from the coding sequence ATGTCCACTCGTTTTTTTGGGAAATTATCCGGCAATACCGTGACCGGCTATCAGCTAGTAGCCGATTCCGGTTTAGGGGTGGAAATCTTGGATTGGGGTGCGGCGCTAAACTCCGTGCGCGCCGACATGTCCGACCCGCAAACCGAGATTGCTGTTGGCTTTTCTGAGGTTGCCACTAGGGAAGATGACTATTTCGGGGCAATCATCGGCAGGGTTGCCAACCGGATAAAAGACGGCAAATTCAGTCTTGACGGCAACACCTACCAAGTGCCGACAAACGATAATGACAATGCTTTACACGGTGGACCGCAAGGTTTTAGCAGCAAAATTTGGCAGGTCGAATCGCTGGCTAGTGACGCGATAACGCTGTCCCTTATAAGCCCTGACGGCGACCAAGGCCTCCCCGGCAAACTAAGTGTCCTAGCAGACTATAAATTGTCTGACGACGCGCTGCGCCTAGATTTAACCGCTGAAACTGATACCCCAACACTGTGCGCTTTAACCAGTCACGCCTACTGGAATCTTGCCGGCTCAGGCAGCATTGACGACCATCTGTTCACCGTGGACGCAGACTCATTCGTCCCCACTGACGACCAAGCTATTCCGTTAGGCGCCTTAAAACCTGTGGACAACACCCCATTCGATTTACGAACCCCCACCCGAATTGGGGAAGCTATCCGTGAAGCAGATGACCAGATTGGCTGCGGTCACGGCATCGACCATTCATTTCAGATTCGGGGTGCAGGTTTCCGTCGAGCCGCCCGTGTTGAGCACCCATTCAGCGGGCGAGCGCTGGAAGTGTGGTCAGATTTACCCGCAGCCCAAATTTTTACTGGCAACTCTTTTGACGGCTCGCTGGTCAAGGCGGACGGTCAGCGCCTGCGTCAAGGAGACGCATTCGCTATCGAGCCTCAAACCCATCCAGACGCACCAAACCAAAAATGGCCACACGGCAATATCGAATTGCGTCCAGGCCAGGTTTGGCGCGCCCGCATTGAATGGCGATTTACTTTCTAA
- a CDS encoding L-lactate dehydrogenase: protein MPFSDSRREGSKLSIIGAGAVGSSLAYAALIEGVARHVVLQDINGSKVRAEAMDLAHGGQFIPEAVVEGTTNVDDTADSDVVVITAGAKQQPGQSRLDLAASTVNLMKKMLPPLVERSPDAIFLMVTNPVDVTTQAALSISGLPPSRLFGSGTVLDSSRLRQLVGQMCGVAVTNVHGYVCGEHGDSETPMWSTTTIGGVPITEWKTGTGKVTREQLDEIAHRVVNAAYEVIEGKGATNFAIGVAACRIISAILRDERAVLPVSRLLTDWHGISGVCMAVPTIVGAKGAVKQLELDVSEEELDQLRASAEQIRKTAADLGF, encoded by the coding sequence ATGCCGTTTTCAGACTCTCGCCGTGAAGGCTCAAAATTATCGATTATCGGCGCTGGAGCCGTTGGTTCCTCACTCGCTTATGCTGCCCTAATTGAGGGTGTGGCTAGGCATGTTGTCTTGCAAGACATCAATGGCTCGAAAGTTCGTGCGGAAGCTATGGACTTAGCACATGGCGGCCAATTCATTCCAGAGGCAGTCGTTGAAGGCACCACGAATGTGGACGACACGGCTGATTCAGACGTGGTGGTTATCACTGCTGGTGCAAAACAACAGCCTGGCCAAAGCCGATTAGATTTGGCAGCATCCACAGTTAATTTGATGAAGAAAATGCTGCCACCGCTGGTAGAGCGCTCCCCAGACGCCATCTTCTTGATGGTCACGAACCCGGTTGATGTCACCACTCAGGCGGCATTGTCGATTTCTGGTTTGCCACCGTCGAGATTATTTGGCTCCGGCACCGTGCTGGATTCGTCCCGGCTGCGTCAGCTTGTTGGACAAATGTGCGGGGTGGCCGTAACAAATGTGCACGGCTATGTTTGCGGAGAGCATGGCGATTCGGAGACCCCGATGTGGTCCACAACTACTATCGGCGGGGTTCCCATCACCGAGTGGAAGACCGGCACCGGCAAGGTGACCCGCGAGCAATTGGACGAGATAGCTCACCGCGTCGTCAACGCTGCTTATGAGGTGATTGAGGGCAAGGGCGCCACGAACTTCGCTATCGGCGTGGCCGCATGCCGGATTATCTCAGCAATTTTACGTGACGAACGTGCCGTGCTGCCGGTCTCGCGGCTGCTGACCGATTGGCATGGTATCAGCGGGGTTTGCATGGCGGTGCCAACTATCGTCGGCGCTAAAGGTGCCGTCAAACAGTTGGAACTTGACGTGTCAGAAGAAGAGCTTGACCAGCTTCGTGCCAGCGCCGAGCAGATTCGTAAAACTGCTGCTGACTTGGGCTTTTAG